The nucleotide sequence ACAACGTTTTCCTCTGCTTGTCGAATGCTCCTCGCTTCTTGTATACCCCCGTGAGGGCTTTGGGGTCGGTTATCTTCGGTATTTCTTGTCCAGACATCTAAATTGCAATCTGTATTTTTATCCAAATGCGCGCTTCTCATATATATTGAAGGGATCACTAACTGATGGCTGATATACCCACagaagagcttttgaaTTTCAAAGGGCTGGGGTCGGGATTAGTAGCTCCTAGTGCTACTCTTAGTATGAACCTAACGAAGGCCTCTAGTACCAGTTTGAACACTAATGATATGGCCATTTCTCACAATCCAGTACCTTCCCATTTATCACAATCAAGAGCAAGATCTTCTAGTGCTAATAAGGTGAGTTTTAAACGGCTCAAAACTCACTCCTCCAAATACAGAAACGAAGAGCATTCATTGAAGCAATTGGAATTTTCCAAAGCTTTGGTTCATGAAGCAATTGACTTGGTATTCAACTCTGAGCCATTGAAGTATGGTTACAGCTTTTACtaccaaaaagttgaagctATTTGCAAGTACAAACATGCAGAACAATCCAAACTTGCAGAACACTTGAAGGGGAAGATTGAGGACCACTTTTTCCTGGTCGTCAAACCAAAAGTATTTGAACTTGTACATTCCCATAATCTCGATGTAAAGCAGTTCATTTCAGACCTCCTAAAGGTGTATGAGAAATGGGAATCAAAACTCAGACTTCTTGGGAAATTGTTCTTGTACCTAGATAGAAGCTATTTACTTCAGCACCCCAACAAGAAAGTCATACTAGAATTGGGACTTGAGTTATATGTGGACAACCTTCTTGCCGATCCAATAGAGGAAGGTATAATCACCATAGACCGCTACACGTCATACTTGTCTCAGTGTCTACGTAGCGAGGTCCAAGAGGATCTAGCCCTTGCTGAAGTATTTTCCAGAATGCTTATAAAGCTAAATTTCAGccagaaaatcaagttggataatAAAATCATCAGTCTGTGTTTGAATTTAGCCAAAGACTTAAGAGAAGTATGGTCTCAAGATTATGATGATTACGTTCacaagactttgaaaaaaataTCTAAGATAATTacatttttcaaagaatgTGGACAACCTAAAGACTTTTGTGAAAAACTACTAATTCAGCTCAAATGGGTCACCATAttctttgacttcaacgAGGTCATTCTGCACTGTTTACCTTATATGCTATCGAGCGAGAATGGATTACAGTTATCCATGATTTATAATTTTTGTGAACTTACTCCTAAGGAATACAGCATTGACTCTATTCCTATTTTTGTTTTGCACTGGGGAAAGATAGTATCACAACAAGTGCAACAGGAGATTGACAAGGAACTGGATATTAGTACTGGAAGCGTCATTGTGAATTTGGTGAAGGTATATGAAAAGTATAGAACGGTGGTTGaaaccaagttcaagaaaaatgaaaagtttgaatttgaaatcagacATTCGTTCAGCCGGTCTATCAATGCCTCTAGGAAGACGAATTCCTTGATAATAAGCCATTTGTGTAAGTACAGTGATACTTTCTTCAAGACTAAGAAGGCCGGTATTACCTATGACGAATTTGAAGCTCACTTCATGgttatcttcaagtttttgaacaataaaACTGACTTTATTGTAAATTACAAAAATCAGTTATCACGGAGGTTGTTACTCAGTAGAAACTCATCTATTGTGCTTGAAAAGAAATTGGTAGACTCCATAACTAGTATTGTGGGTGAAAATGATGATTCCATTGGATTGAACGTGATGTTTAAAGATTTGGCTAAATCTCAAGAGAAATACTCTCATTTGAAAGGTCTTGGTAACGACTCGATTGAATTTAATGGATTGATATTGGAGAAAAAGCATTGGCCTGAGGTTCCTAAACAAGATAGCAGTGTCATTCTTCCGCCCAGCCTTCTGATGTTAATTGAATCATTCAATAATCTCTATAAGAGCCtggatgaaaagttgaaaaatcaTTCTTTAGACTGGGGCTGTTATAATCTACACCAGCTTTTGATTTCATGTCATTTTAATGGAGGTGCATATGAACTTAATGTGAATTTACTCCAGGCTATAGTGATATTGTTATTCAACGACAAAGATACGATCACCATGGATGAACTTATTCAGCAGTCAAACTTGGATGTAAAGCTTCTTCGAAGAATTATCCTTTCATTATCGGATAAGTATAAAATCCTCATTGAGGATGGAGACCTTATTAGGTTCAACCACAGCTTCACTGATAAGTCtaaaaagttgaaaattCCTTTACCAAGAGACAGGGATATTGGAAGTAGTACTTCTAATATCCCAGGTGACGATAAAATAACCACCAGAAATCGGGACACTGAAATAAGATCTGTAATCGTCAGTATCATCAAGGTTGACACAAAAATTCTCTTTACCGACTTGATAAATAAGGCGATAGAGACTGTGAGCAAAAAGGGCCCAGTATCCattcaagatatcaagaGCAATATCGAATTTTTGATTACAAAAGAGTACATTACAAGAGATACGGATAACGTGACATTAACCTACGTTCCCTAGTAACCCGAAGTTCATGTGTTTATTAAGTTTAATGATAAATAAATGTAAATATTTTAGATTGGAATATCTTCTGGATCTGGGTTATATTCCCAGTGTTGACCAAAATAAGGAATCTTCTTATAGAAAGTGTTTTGAAACAATGGAACCCCTTCAGTGAAAGTGGCAACGGCGGCACCGGCGGCACCTCCCCATAACACTAAGTTTGGTAAGTATTTCTTAGCAGTTGGGATTGACACACCAGCGAAGCTGGCAATGGATTTGTAGGCTGGACCTCTAATGTACTACAAAAAGAAGTTAGTATTTTGTTATACATCTTCAGTAACACCGTGTGATGCCAATTGTGATACCACATGGCTCGTTACAATTATCTTTTAAGCTTGACATACTGAAACCATGCTGTTGAGTATTGATAATTATTTCAGTGTAATTTTCGCACTTCCATTGGTTGAAAATCAGTCGAAGTGAAGATGGGTCGCGCACAATCCAAACTGCTAAAAGTCTAAGAGGTAGCAAAGACAAACAGTCAACAAAACGTAACAACTCACTTGCTACCACGTGAGGAATCAGCTTGGTATCAAATCTGTATTTCGTGTAAAAGTATATGAGTTCTACAAACCATAACTTACTCTATGATAGTGTTCTTTTGAAACCTAAAAATACAACAAAATGATTGTTACATGCAACAATGATAGCTCAGTAAGCTTCTTGGTCCCTTTTAACAAGCATCTGGTTGGGCCAAGATGTAGTCAATAGTCTGACCAACAGTTTTCAAGGAGTCAGCTTCGTGATCAGGTATTTGTATGTTAAATTCATGTTCCAATTCCATCACCACTTCTACAACGTCCAAGGAATCCAATCccaaatcttgaataaatgaggcttcttctttcaattctttaCCAGAGTCGGCGATTTTTTCATATCCTTCAAGCAATTCAATTATTCTTTCTCTTGCGATCTCTCTGGTTAATTCTGGGAATCCTGAGTAAAACCGGACACCTTGAGgcttttgaaattgaaggctGTTGGATAAAACAGGGTTGAAAATAGCTGGGGAAATGGCTCTTCTGCCTGATGAGACTCTTGGGAGTTGAGCTTTAATTAATGATCTGAACATTCTGAGTGTATGTAATGAgaattctttgatttttgaGTGGTCGACTGACAATGCGAATGCGAATGCAATCAAGTGTGATTTTTTTACCCGGCGCAGACGAAGTAAGACTGATTTAGAAAAGGTAATGTTGTACCTACATTGTAGAGAAAGTGTCTTAACATaatatcaatgatttcGAAGTTCCTTTACAAGTTTCAATAATTTTCAGTAATTATTGCGTATTTTACTGAAGGTTTTCTCTCTTTAACCCTCAAATATGCATGCattcttccaaatcttgttggaaacttcttgatctttgcCTACCAGTTCTTGTGGATATTTCAACTAAAAGAATACTTTATATGTATGTGCTTACTCCTTCTCGGTGGGATGGGACGTAGTCATTTATCTTATGTACCAGTTTATTGGGTGTGCGCACGCTGCCACTTCAAATTGTCGCACTACCCAATGtaaatttttcatcttgGTCAAGGCCGACTTTAATATGTTCAGATCTTTAATAAGCGGT is from Yamadazyma tenuis chromosome 6, complete sequence and encodes:
- the ACP2 gene encoding mitochondrial acyl carrier protein (COG:I; EggNog:ENOG503P3WN) produces the protein MFRSLIKAQLPRVSSGRRAISPAIFNPVLSNSLQFQKPQGVRFYSGFPELTREIARERIIELLEGYEKIADSGKELKEEASFIQDLGLDSLDVVEVVMELEHEFNIQIPDHEADSLKTVGQTIDYILAQPDAC
- a CDS encoding uncharacterized protein (COG:D; EggNog:ENOG503PEH5), producing MADIPTEELLNFKGSGSGLVAPSATLSMNLTKASSTSLNTNDMAISHNPVPSHLSQSRARSSSANKVSFKRLKTHSSKYRNEEHSLKQLEFSKALVHEAIDLVFNSEPLKYGYSFYYQKVEAICKYKHAEQSKLAEHLKGKIEDHFFSVVKPKVFELVHSHNLDVKQFISDLLKVYEKWESKLRLLGKLFLYLDRSYLLQHPNKKVILELGLELYVDNLLADPIEEGIITIDRYTSYLSQCLRSEVQEDLALAEVFSRMLIKLNFSQKIKLDNKIISSCLNLAKDLREVWSQDYDDYVHKTLKKISKIITFFKECGQPKDFCEKLLIQLKWVTIFFDFNEVISHCLPYMLSSENGLQLSMIYNFCELTPKEYSIDSIPIFVLHWGKIVSQQVQQEIDKESDISTGSVIVNLVKVYEKYRTVVETKFKKNEKFEFEIRHSFSRSINASRKTNSLIISHLCKYSDTFFKTKKAGITYDEFEAHFMVIFKFLNNKTDFIVNYKNQLSRRLLLSRNSSIVLEKKLVDSITSIVGENDDSIGLNVMFKDLAKSQEKYSHLKGLGNDSIEFNGLILEKKHWPEVPKQDSSVILPPSLSMLIESFNNLYKSSDEKLKNHSLDWGCYNLHQLLISCHFNGGAYELNVNLLQAIVILLFNDKDTITMDELIQQSNLDVKLLRRIILSLSDKYKILIEDGDLIRFNHSFTDKSKKLKIPLPRDRDIGSSTSNIPGDDKITTRNRDTEIRSVIVSIIKVDTKILFTDLINKAIETVSKKGPVSIQDIKSNIEFLITKEYITRDTDNVTLTYVP
- the QCR10 gene encoding ubiquinol-cytochrome c reductase core subunit 10 qcr10 (COG:S; EggNog:ENOG503P7FK); the protein is MVSYIRGPAYKSIASFAGVSIPTAKKYLPNLVLWGGAAGAAVATFTEGVPLFQNTFYKKIPYFGQHWEYNPDPEDIPI